In Thioclava sp. GXIMD2076, one DNA window encodes the following:
- a CDS encoding ATP-binding protein gives MKRMFQAQDRNVADAQILPSVSVAWALLAACLALAMLVLVGGYVFESAALRQLAPTWPAMVPQTAWGLVTLTLAQAFWLRGEGQWNRRLRLLFLFGALGMAVIGIQDQMYPLPDPDTTPLSINPLRLAPTGRMAPATISGVFLMVVILGLQGVRGRWARYLHAALASAGILLCLVAMVAYLFDAPALAKVTYLSDMAFHTATGFLLLYMAALCASPEGSWLPDLLADSMGGQMARLVLPLAVIGPILLCYLALSTTEHGLISPNLRLSALAICLLFLAAVTALRGARYQNIAARRSVLEEKRLRDVLDGLDKAVFVIDLQGRLRMMNLAAEAMAGESPEAFLHEGRFHSIDNRQPLLGASHPFRRLLNSPTTRELHCGWIDAEGREHALKITATLTRKGQGFAEALRILAIEDQTESWIFRENISRTERLDAIGQMAGGVAHEMANILGAARLSVDTILLETEGLSETQRAKVLAVRSVCERGTDLTERLLNLTRDRASEKEAIELTAKLVTIVDLARQAIPSAVLLRLDMSPTPVYIRCIPTDLESAILNLVLNASHAIMEGSGHGEITLRCQTMPGGKVAIAVVDNGPGMSQALLRHVREPFYTTRESLGGTGLGLPMVENFARQADGSFELSSIEGKGTVATLSFETVTDVQNSAPQTALRLPDLSGLLFMVVEDDPHFHDILAQSLQVLGAEVISARSAAEALGKCTTGLEKAPDILISDIILPGGVDGYRLATKCRHQWPELKVLYMSGYTDQLSRSGRLVQGLLLRKPLALDGLVNAIELTLSNPPGVMLAPATEATGSPA, from the coding sequence ATGAAACGAATGTTTCAGGCGCAAGACCGCAATGTCGCGGACGCGCAGATATTGCCGAGTGTGTCTGTTGCCTGGGCGCTTCTGGCCGCATGTCTCGCGCTGGCCATGCTGGTGCTTGTTGGCGGGTATGTCTTCGAGAGCGCGGCTCTGCGGCAGCTGGCCCCCACATGGCCTGCGATGGTTCCGCAAACGGCATGGGGGCTCGTGACGCTGACGCTGGCGCAAGCGTTCTGGCTGCGCGGCGAGGGCCAATGGAACCGGCGTCTGCGGCTTTTATTCCTGTTTGGTGCGCTCGGAATGGCGGTGATCGGGATTCAGGACCAGATGTATCCGCTGCCTGATCCCGATACCACGCCGCTCAGTATCAATCCGCTGCGGCTCGCGCCGACCGGCCGGATGGCGCCTGCCACCATTTCGGGCGTCTTCCTGATGGTGGTCATTCTGGGGCTGCAAGGGGTGCGGGGCCGCTGGGCGCGCTATCTGCACGCGGCATTGGCCAGTGCCGGTATCCTGCTCTGTCTCGTGGCGATGGTGGCCTATCTGTTCGATGCGCCCGCATTGGCCAAGGTGACCTACCTGTCGGATATGGCCTTCCATACCGCGACGGGGTTTCTCCTCCTTTATATGGCGGCGCTCTGTGCCAGCCCCGAGGGCAGCTGGTTGCCCGATCTTCTCGCCGATAGCATGGGCGGGCAGATGGCGCGGCTTGTTCTTCCGCTCGCGGTGATCGGGCCGATCCTCCTATGTTATCTGGCGCTCAGTACGACGGAACACGGGCTGATTTCTCCCAATCTGCGCTTGAGTGCACTGGCGATCTGTCTTTTGTTTCTGGCGGCAGTCACAGCCTTGCGGGGGGCGCGTTACCAAAATATCGCCGCACGCCGCTCGGTGCTGGAGGAAAAACGCCTGCGTGATGTTCTGGATGGTCTCGACAAGGCGGTCTTCGTGATCGACCTGCAGGGCAGATTGCGGATGATGAACCTTGCTGCCGAAGCGATGGCTGGCGAGAGCCCCGAGGCCTTCCTGCACGAGGGACGGTTCCATTCCATCGATAACCGCCAGCCCCTTCTGGGCGCATCGCACCCGTTCCGGCGCTTACTGAATAGCCCGACGACGCGGGAACTCCATTGTGGGTGGATCGACGCTGAAGGGCGCGAACATGCGCTGAAGATTACGGCGACGCTCACGCGCAAAGGGCAGGGCTTTGCCGAGGCGCTGCGCATTCTGGCGATCGAGGACCAGACCGAAAGCTGGATCTTCCGCGAAAATATCTCGCGCACCGAGCGGCTCGATGCCATCGGCCAGATGGCGGGCGGGGTGGCGCATGAAATGGCCAATATCCTCGGCGCTGCGCGGCTTTCGGTCGATACGATCCTGCTGGAGACGGAGGGGCTGAGCGAGACGCAGCGCGCCAAGGTCCTCGCCGTCCGTTCGGTCTGCGAACGTGGCACCGATCTGACGGAGCGGCTCCTCAATCTCACCCGTGACCGTGCCAGCGAAAAAGAGGCGATCGAGTTGACGGCCAAGCTCGTCACCATCGTCGATCTGGCGCGGCAGGCCATCCCCTCCGCAGTGCTTCTGCGGCTCGATATGTCTCCGACACCGGTCTATATCCGCTGTATTCCGACCGATCTGGAAAGTGCGATCCTCAATCTGGTGCTCAATGCCAGTCATGCGATCATGGAAGGCAGCGGCCATGGCGAAATCACCCTGCGCTGTCAGACCATGCCCGGCGGCAAGGTCGCGATTGCGGTGGTCGATAACGGTCCGGGCATGTCACAGGCCCTTCTGCGCCATGTCCGCGAGCCGTTCTACACCACGCGCGAAAGTCTGGGCGGAACGGGACTCGGGCTGCCAATGGTGGAAAATTTCGCCCGTCAGGCGGATGGCAGCTTCGAGCTGAGTTCCATAGAAGGCAAGGGCACGGTCGCTACGCTCAGCTTCGAGACTGTCACCGACGTGCAGAACTCCGCGCCGCAAACCGCGCTGCGGCTGCCCGACCTGTCCGGGCTGTTGTTCATGGTGGTCGAGGATGATCCGCATTTCCACGATATTCTCGCGCAATCCCTGCAGGTGCTCGGGGCGGAAGTGATCTCCGCCCGTTCGGCGGCAGAAGCTCTCGGGAAATGCACGACGGGTCTGGAAAAGGCGCCCGATATCCTGATCAGCGATATCATCCTGCCCGGAGGGGTGGATGGCTACCGGCTGGCCACAAAATGCCGCCACCAGTGGCCCGAGCTGAAGGTGCTCTATATGTCGGGCTATACTGACCAGCTCAGCCGCTCGGGGCGTCTGGTCCAAGGGCTTTTACTGCGCAAGCCGCTGGCGCTCGACGGATTGGTCAATGCGATCGAGCTGACGCTCTCCAACCCGCCGGGAGTTATGCTGGCGCCCGCGACAGAGGCGACCGGATCTCCCGCGTAA
- a CDS encoding bifunctional diguanylate cyclase/phosphodiesterase has translation MPQKTCPKNTASSLFSMPLDQPAVRGRHKLRELELRNLQSGHTRDCGPAADGRHSIDIPPPAHPTSALITLAEYTKRLTGAEYTSITLLDTGHHEATTERIGDLEAHALAESIQDKHAPHGTRKIFHSLSGNHSYYRLRLLSDAGHPLGFLNVVFPKSTPDDSARRSCLETTADLLGQVLTIHIEKQALEENYTASQLREKKLERQAEVDPLTQVENHSAFERKVQERLTILRTKGSRAAFIMLDIDHFKSINDLYGHSFGDKYLRVISSAISSAFPPPALIGRLGGDEFGVLVETGYTSEIYLEMLLSRCRAAVQRGAAMLGKGDLGRVSIGASLFPEQSETYGELFELADSALYASKHAGRAVNTVFSESHHDKFNSRAIGRRFERAIAEDLLEPYFQPIISTASGARLGYEILARWRDPERGILMPDAFASVFKDYRLAETLTRTMIQRALTAYVSAGLEREPGPPVTLSINLTSFDLLNPEFVFDMQLMLNTHGLEWDMITIEVTEKVMLDERSGQMLRSLQEMRTRGATVALDDFGTGYAGLRHLADWPVDILKIDRSFCAKITETASDKAIAEGILLIAQRCGYQVVAEGVETPSQLDALRALGCPRVQGFLFARPMSSADLARAPSRYIVAPHTVN, from the coding sequence ATGCCGCAAAAAACCTGCCCGAAAAATACAGCTTCCAGCCTGTTCAGTATGCCGCTGGACCAGCCTGCTGTCCGCGGCCGCCACAAGCTCCGCGAATTGGAGCTGCGCAATCTCCAGAGCGGCCACACGCGGGACTGTGGACCAGCCGCGGATGGCAGGCACAGCATCGACATCCCCCCCCCTGCCCATCCCACCAGCGCTCTGATCACCCTGGCAGAATACACCAAGCGGCTGACGGGGGCCGAATACACTTCGATCACACTTCTGGACACCGGCCATCACGAGGCCACGACGGAGCGGATTGGCGATCTGGAAGCGCATGCCCTGGCGGAAAGCATACAAGACAAACACGCCCCCCACGGAACACGCAAGATCTTCCATTCCCTGTCGGGCAACCACAGCTACTACCGCTTGCGGCTTCTGTCGGACGCGGGCCACCCGTTGGGTTTTCTTAATGTGGTTTTCCCCAAATCGACCCCCGACGATAGCGCGCGCAGGAGCTGTCTCGAAACCACGGCAGATCTGCTGGGACAAGTGCTGACGATACATATCGAGAAGCAGGCGCTGGAGGAGAATTACACAGCGTCCCAACTGCGCGAGAAAAAGCTCGAGCGTCAGGCCGAGGTCGATCCGCTCACACAGGTCGAGAACCATTCCGCTTTCGAGCGTAAGGTCCAGGAGCGCTTGACGATCCTGCGCACCAAAGGCAGCCGCGCCGCCTTCATCATGCTCGATATCGACCATTTCAAATCGATCAACGATCTTTACGGCCATAGTTTCGGCGATAAATATCTGCGCGTAATCTCGTCGGCCATCAGCTCGGCCTTTCCGCCGCCCGCCCTGATCGGACGGCTTGGAGGGGACGAATTCGGCGTTCTGGTCGAGACAGGCTACACCTCGGAGATCTATCTCGAGATGCTGCTTTCGCGCTGCCGAGCCGCCGTCCAGCGCGGGGCGGCAATGCTTGGCAAGGGCGATCTGGGACGGGTGAGTATCGGCGCGAGCCTGTTTCCGGAGCAGAGCGAGACCTATGGCGAGCTGTTCGAGCTGGCCGATAGCGCGCTTTATGCGTCCAAACATGCCGGACGTGCAGTCAATACCGTTTTCTCGGAAAGCCATCATGACAAGTTCAATTCGCGCGCTATCGGGCGGCGGTTCGAACGCGCTATCGCGGAGGATCTTCTGGAACCCTATTTCCAGCCGATTATCTCCACCGCGAGCGGCGCCCGGCTGGGCTACGAGATCCTCGCCCGCTGGCGCGACCCCGAACGCGGTATCCTGATGCCTGATGCGTTCGCCTCTGTCTTCAAGGATTACCGGCTGGCCGAGACGCTGACCCGAACCATGATCCAGCGCGCCCTGACAGCCTATGTCTCAGCCGGGCTGGAGCGGGAGCCCGGCCCTCCGGTCACGCTGTCCATCAACCTCACCTCCTTCGATCTTCTGAACCCCGAATTCGTCTTCGACATGCAGTTGATGTTGAACACGCATGGGCTGGAGTGGGATATGATCACGATCGAGGTGACAGAGAAGGTGATGCTGGACGAGCGCTCGGGCCAGATGCTGCGGTCGTTACAGGAGATGCGCACCCGGGGAGCAACGGTGGCACTCGACGATTTCGGCACCGGCTATGCGGGCCTGCGCCATCTGGCGGACTGGCCGGTGGATATCCTCAAGATCGACCGCAGCTTCTGCGCCAAGATCACCGAGACCGCATCCGACAAAGCTATCGCCGAAGGAATATTGCTGATCGCACAGCGCTGCGGCTATCAGGTCGTGGCCGAGGGCGTCGAGACACCGAGCCAGCTGGACGCCTTGCGTGCCCTGGGCTGCCCGAGGGTGCAGGGGTTCCTCTTCGCCCGTCCGATGTCGAGCGCGGATCTGGCCCGCGCGCCCAGCCGATATATCGTGGCTCCGCATACGGTCAACTGA